One Pieris napi chromosome 13, ilPieNapi1.2, whole genome shotgun sequence genomic window carries:
- the LOC125055363 gene encoding cadherin-86C isoform X2: protein MTFTLSLVLVPLLFAAVHSGEPVFDPSTLMRLVQVPADAAVGSVIYRVRASDPDFDYPLHFELIGQMGRLDIGIESLPCTRYNSVCQANVILLRRLEPGRYVDFRLSARNTRGRSARIACSITGTNATTPRDTIFPHQPSIILVPEDAKRGTDLEIVIARKNPVSSKPLELELWGSPLFAIRQRRVSTENTEGTIFLVGPLDFEAQSMYHLTLLAVDPYVELGKDTRNIAGLEVVVVVQDVQDMPPVFTSAPPITHLPRQVTPGDVVVKVRAEDGDKGAPRQIRYGLVSEGNPFTPFFNINETSGEVTLERPIEEIAAISHAGTPILLTVVAEEVRLSREEPEAMSSTVQLAFILPERDNSPPYFENESYITYLDENAPQGTALTFSDPFIPQVNDNDAGKNGVFSLSLLGNNGTFEISPTVAERHAQFIIKVRDNTMLDFEARKSVIFQILAQERGPATNLSATANVTVYLNDVNDNAPVFLALSYEVELPENITAGARVVQVQADDVDTGDFGKIQYTAILGYQNTSLNLDPISGWITVATNNHGFDREAMPDLHFLVEARDNDGVGLRVTVPLIIKLLDVNDNPPEFERTLYEFVLSPNLSNFTSSAFVKAVDKDAEPPNNLVRYEIIEGNRDGKFAINEGTGELYLLEPLTRTKKDNARRRKRDNDEDSEVFVLTIRAYDLGIPRSSSTTTVKIYPPESKTRTMSFIIPGSNPDRKKLEELLTTLSGGKVNIIEIKPYKGNDYSTSDQSDQSSQEKSEVIAVVRSSQNSAINVAKLQEQLAKNKTVYTTGVVPNDQTSSNKDESSLYRAENRLLFWLLILLAVLVALVLLLLICCCICEGCPLYMPPRDGPKIIYTKEMQLQQAFANKHKEYIEDLENGYDRIATLHHRKEQDNDSIRRHEIDRGSDIGIAVKSEGIKNNDDKDENRTKMEYHDKVNAPTSLARDQYFIRDGNTEILRLVTRGHNEEERYVNLPVHQQRPVTLIPQTQYVVVDNGKELLMERFIREQGEEAKHIRERMNSKLVTDLDDISIGKAGQGNSQNQYDGSKLHDYNNLQPEVPGIVPLKAEYLQSALLDIQNKSTINQELLETSLRKQNELLHQILVEREKMLQNQETASQVESKLETQSLPGHSVMATQTECHIGTQTEPQSFNDIKRKSRSDNDSYSEDESQISTKDDNRKPTWLKRKKSKKKIKYKDPRRSMRTYDVKRKIKTPILEESEASPSLDSEKHVKISKTNEREEHTRHFGDVTKSTVITSKNETMCSTKIKLGDLDKKEKLRKEILLEISDSLDEKLNVRQKNKFRERDISPINKTSGSLALDPGSSRGSQSVSGSTGKSLKNPLKTDSSTETRDDNNYGKLTKDFEIKDESSSSKKDETKSYKSEESKQGTDAKAPLKSLPRYMQWYSKKPAATTSKPTVEKIVPDKPKRPSKTKAEVGKNEEKFGRYGKIMPKDQTVTEVKKNFKEKESDFIHPRILKEGKVTPVPEGPLPDAHPLLQHSEHRYERQYENQNPLCHIQPTHIPKYLKTDSKAPALPRRQSVEQQPIYVNQDEVRNKDKQEVPESALTHSISISTSYDKDRKGSEVHVSKINIGGETSVNKIHTKIDDNDSGIAMTTLAQQTGNIKRLPITEKKSVFTIAYDDVQTKQLRPDSSSTSY, encoded by the exons ATGACGTTCACGTTGTCGCTGGTGCTGGTGCCGCTGTTATTTGCGGCGGTACACAGTGGAGAGCCCGTCTTCGACCCTAGTACGTTGATGCGGCTCGTGCAGGTGCCGGCTGATGCTGCCGTGGGCTCCGTCATCTATCGCGTGCGTGCTTCCGACCCGGACTTTGATTATCCTCTTCACTTTGAGCTCATAG GTCAAATGGGCCGTCTAGACATCGGCATAGAGAGTCTGCCGTGTACACGATACAATTCAGTGTGCCAGGCCAATGTGATTCTTCTAAGACGACTGGAACCAGGTCGCTACGTAGATTTTCGCCTGTCAGCGCGAAACACTAGGGGCAGAAGTGCAAGAATCGCCTGCTCTATTACCGGAACAAATGCGACCACACCAAGGGACACCATTTTTCCTCATCAGCCTAGTATCATTTTAGTACCTGAG GATGCAAAACGCGGCACGGACCTTGAGATAGTGATTGCGAGAAAGAATCCTGTGTCATCGAAGCCTTTGGAACTGGAACTTTGG GGTTCACCATTGTTCGCAATCCGTCAGCGCCGTGTCTCCACAGAGAATACCGAGGGAACGATATTCTTAGTCGGCCCTTTGGATTTTGAGGCCCAGTCAATGTACCATTTGACTCTATTAGCTGTG GACCCGTACGTGGAACTAGGCAAAGACACGCGAAACATAGCGGGCTTAGAAGTGGTGGTCGTAGTTCAAGATGTCCAAGATATGCCGCCAGTGTTCACGTCGGCACCACCGATCACACACCTGCCAAGACAGGTGACGCCTGGCGATGTTGTTGTTAAGGTCCGAGCTGAAGATGGAGACAAGGGAGCGCCACGGCAGATCAGATACGGCCTCGTGTCAGAGGGCAACCCGTTCACGCCGTTCTTCAATATTAATGAGACATCAG GGGAAGTAACTCTCGAGAGACCTATAGAAGAAATAGCAGCCATCTCCCATGCTGGTACTCCAATTCTTTTGACCGTTGTTGCTGAAGAGGTTCGCCTATCCAGAGAGGAGCCCGAAGCAATGTCGTCTACCGTTCAGCTGGCCTTCATCTTACCAGAACGGGACAACTCTCCGCCATATTTTGAGAATGAATC CTACATAACATATTTGGACGAGAACGCTCCACAAGGTACGGCGCTGACATTCAGTGATCCATTTATTCCTCAAGTCAATGACAACGACGCGGGGAAGAATGGAGTGTTCTCTCTATCTCTATTGGGGAACAATGGAACATTCGAGATATCACCAACAGTTGCTGAAAGACACGCTCAGTTCATTATCAAAGTACGAGATAACACTATGCTGGATTTCGAAGCTAGAAAATCAGTTATATTTCAG ATTTTGGCTCAAGAACGTGGTCCAGCAACAAACCTATCAGCAACAGCAAACGTTACTGTCTACCTTAACGATGTCAATGATAATGCACCAGTTTTTCTAGCTTTATCATATGAAGTGGAACTACCAGAGAACATTACTGCCGGTGCTAGAGTGGTCCAAGTACAGGCAGACGACGTTGATACTGGAGACTTCggaaaaatacaatatactgCCATACTAGGATATCAAAACACATCGTTAAATTTAGATCCTATATCTGGCTGGATCACAGTTGCAACCAATAACCACGGTTTTGACCGGGAAGCAATGCCAGACTTGCATTTTTTAGTAGAGGCTAGAGATAATGATGGGGTAGGTTTAAGAGTAACTGTGCCATTAATAATTAAGCTATTAGATGTTAATGATAACCCACCAGAGTTTGAGAGGACGTTATATGAATTTGTATTGTCGCCGAATCTGAGCAACTTCACGTCATCGGCATTCGTGAAGGCAGTTGATAAAGACGCGGAACCACCAAATAATTTAGTTAGATACGAAATTATTGAGGGAAATAGAGATGGAAAATTTGCTATTAATGAAGGAACAG gtgAACTGTACCTTTTAGAGCCATTAACGAGAACAAAGAAAGATAACGCACGAAGACGAAAACGAGATAATGACGAAGACAGTGAGGTGTTTGTTCTAACAATTAGAGCATATGACCTCGGTATTCCAAGATCATCCTCCACAACTACAGTTAAAATTTACCCTCCAGAGAGTAAAACAAGAACCATGTCCTTCATCATTCCCGGATCAAATCCAGATAGGAAGAAATTAGAGGAATTATTAACTACTCTCTCAGGGGGTAAAGtcaatataattgaaataaaaccgtacaagGGCAATGATTACAGTACATCTGATCAAAGCGATCAATCTAGTCAAGAAAA GAGTGAAGTTATTGCCGTAGTGCGATCATCTCAAAATAGTGCTATAAATGTAGCGAAACTACAAGAACAACTTGCGAAAAATAAAACGGTCTATACAACTGGAGTGGTTCCAAATGATCAAACTTCATCAAATAAGGATGAGTCT agCTTATACAGAGCAGAGAACAGATTGTTGTTCTGGTTGTTAATTTTACTAGCAGTTTTAGTGGCGCTGGTGCTACTGCTTTTAATATGCTGTTGTATATGTGAAGGATGCCCTCTTTACATGCCTCCCAG GGATGGacctaaaataatttacaccAAGGAAATGCAGCTTCAACAAGCTTTCGCCAACAAACATAAAGAATACATTGAAGATCTTGAAAATGGGTACGACCGGATCGCAACACTCCATCATAGAAAAGAACAAGATAATGATTCAATACGCAGACATGAAATAGACCGAGGGTCTGATATTGGTATCGCCGTCAAGTCTGAAGGTATCAAAAATAACGATGATAAAGATGAAAATAGAACCAAAATGGAATATCATGACAAAGTAAATGCTCCAACTTCTCTTGCAAGAGACCAATATTTTATACGAGATGGTAATACAGAAATATTAAGATTAGTTACACGGGGGCACAATGAAGAAGAACGTTACGTTAATCTTCCTGTACATCAACAACGTCCTGTGACTTTAATACCACAAACGCAATATGTTGTTGTAGACAATGGTAAAGAGTTATTAATGGAAAGATTTATCCGAGAACAAGGAGAAGAAGCTAAACATATAAGAGAACGTATGAACTCCAAACTAGTGACAGACTTAGACGATATATCTATTGGGAAAGCTGGTCAAGGTAATTCACAAAATCAATACGATGGTAGTAAATTACATGACTACAACAACTTACAACCAGAGGTTCCGGGTATAGTACCATTAAAAGCTGAGTATTTACAGTCAGCCTTATTGGATATCCAAAATAAATCTACAATTAATCAAGAGTTATTAGAGACATCGTTGCGAAAGCAAAATGAACTCTTGCACCAAATACTTGTCGAACGCGAAAAAATGCTTCAAAATCAAGAGACTGCTTCTCAAGTAGAAAGTAAATTAGAAACACAAAGCTTGCCTGGTCATTCTGTAATGGCTACTCAAACGGAATGCCATATTGGAACCCAAACTGAGCCACAATCATTTAAtgacattaaaagaaaatcaagAAGTGACAATGATTCATATAGTGAAGATGAATCTCAAATCTCTACAAAGGATGACAATAGAAAACCGACATGGTTGAAGAGAAagaaatcaaagaaaaaaattaaatataaagatcCACGAAGAAGTATGCGGACATACGacgttaaaagaaaaataaaaactccaATTTTAGAAGAAAGCGAAGCATCACCGTCATTGGACAGTGAAAAACATGTTAAGAtaagtaaaacaaatgaaaggGAAGAGCACACAAGGCACTTTGGAGATGTAACTAAAAGCACAGttatcacttcaaaaaatgaaacaatgtGTTCCACAAAGATAAAATTAGGCGATcttgataaaaaagaaaaattaagaaaGGAAATTCTGCTGGAAATCTCAGATTCTCTGGATGAAAAATTGAATGTGCGTCAGAAAAACAAGTTCAGGGAAAGAGATATATCTCCGATCAATAAAACCTCTGGATCTTTAGCTCTGGATCCCGGAAGCAGTAGAGGAAGTCAGAGTGTAAGTGGCAGCACTGGCAAAAGTCTTAAAAATCCATTGAAAACAGATTCTTCTACAGAAACTCGTGACGACAACAATTATGGAAAATTAACAAAGGACTTTGAAATAAAAGATGAATCTTCTAGTTCAAAAAAAGACGAAAccaaaagttataaaagtgAAGAATCAAAACAAGGAACTGATGCAAAAGCACCATTAAAGAGTTTGCCAAGATATATGCAATGGTACAGCAAAAAACCAGCAGCAACAACCTCTAAGCCCACAGTAGAAAAAATTGTTCCGGATAAACCTAAACGGCCGTCGAAAACTAAAGCTGAGGTGGGgaaaaatgaagaaaaattCGGGCGTTACGGTAAAATAATGCCAAAAGATCAAACGGTAACtgaggtaaaaaaaaacttcaagGAAAAGGAAAGTGACTTTATTCATCCCCGCATTTTAAAAGAAGGAAAGGTAACACCTGTTCCTGAGGGACCCTTACCTGATGCTCATCCGTTACTTCAACACTCGGAGCATAGGTATGAGCGCCAATATGAAAATCAAAATCCACTTTGTCACATACAACCAACACATATTCCAAAGTACTTAAAGACAGATTCAAAAGCTCCAGCTTTACCAAGAAGACAATCAGTCGAGCAGCAACCGATCTATGTGAATCAGGATGAAGTAAGAAACAAGGATAAACAAGAAGTTCCCGAAAGTGCACTAACACATAGCATTTCAATATCTACAAGCTATGATAAAGATCGCAAGGGATCGGAAGTTCAcgtttcaaaaataaatataggtgGCGAAACCtcagtaaataaaattcatacaaaaatagatGACAATGATTCGGGTATTGCTATGACTACACTCGCTCAACAAACCGGTAATATTAAAAGGTTGCCCATAACTGAGAAGAAAAGTGTTTTTACCATCGCCTATGACGATGTACAAACTAAACAATTAAGACCAGATAGTAGTTCAACGtcctattaa
- the LOC125055363 gene encoding cadherin-86C isoform X1, giving the protein MTFTLSLVLVPLLFAAVHSGEPVFDPSTLMRLVQVPADAAVGSVIYRVRASDPDFDYPLHFELIGQMGRLDIGIESLPCTRYNSVCQANVILLRRLEPGRYVDFRLSARNTRGRSARIACSITGTNATTPRDTIFPHQPSIILVPEDAKRGTDLEIVIARKNPVSSKPLELELWGSPLFAIRQRRVSTENTEGTIFLVGPLDFEAQSMYHLTLLAVDPYVELGKDTRNIAGLEVVVVVQDVQDMPPVFTSAPPITHLPRQVTPGDVVVKVRAEDGDKGAPRQIRYGLVSEGNPFTPFFNINETSGEVTLERPIEEIAAISHAGTPILLTVVAEEVRLSREEPEAMSSTVQLAFILPERDNSPPYFENESYITYLDENAPQGTALTFSDPFIPQVNDNDAGKNGVFSLSLLGNNGTFEISPTVAERHAQFIIKVRDNTMLDFEARKSVIFQILAQERGPATNLSATANVTVYLNDVNDNAPVFLALSYEVELPENITAGARVVQVQADDVDTGDFGKIQYTAILGYQNTSLNLDPISGWITVATNNHGFDREAMPDLHFLVEARDNDGVGLRVTVPLIIKLLDVNDNPPEFERTLYEFVLSPNLSNFTSSAFVKAVDKDAEPPNNLVRYEIIEGNRDGKFAINEGTGELYLLEPLTRTKKDNARRRKRDNDEDSEVFVLTIRAYDLGIPRSSSTTTVKIYPPESKTRTMSFIIPGSNPDRKKLEELLTTLSGGKVNIIEIKPYKGNDYSTSDQSDQSSQEKSEVIAVVRSSQNSAINVAKLQEQLAKNKTVYTTGVVPNDQTSSNKDESSLYRAENRLLFWLLILLAVLVALVLLLLICCCICEGCPLYMPPRKRVIRVNSTEDDVHLVVRDKRLGRENKSTQKIENRSIRSSEWRRREAWSAEQTDLRTKPTQWKFNKRNQKSKEMTKPSSTPGDIQHEFVHAAEDNDYKYDDTRHSLRNRDGPKIIYTKEMQLQQAFANKHKEYIEDLENGYDRIATLHHRKEQDNDSIRRHEIDRGSDIGIAVKSEGIKNNDDKDENRTKMEYHDKVNAPTSLARDQYFIRDGNTEILRLVTRGHNEEERYVNLPVHQQRPVTLIPQTQYVVVDNGKELLMERFIREQGEEAKHIRERMNSKLVTDLDDISIGKAGQGNSQNQYDGSKLHDYNNLQPEVPGIVPLKAEYLQSALLDIQNKSTINQELLETSLRKQNELLHQILVEREKMLQNQETASQVESKLETQSLPGHSVMATQTECHIGTQTEPQSFNDIKRKSRSDNDSYSEDESQISTKDDNRKPTWLKRKKSKKKIKYKDPRRSMRTYDVKRKIKTPILEESEASPSLDSEKHVKISKTNEREEHTRHFGDVTKSTVITSKNETMCSTKIKLGDLDKKEKLRKEILLEISDSLDEKLNVRQKNKFRERDISPINKTSGSLALDPGSSRGSQSVSGSTGKSLKNPLKTDSSTETRDDNNYGKLTKDFEIKDESSSSKKDETKSYKSEESKQGTDAKAPLKSLPRYMQWYSKKPAATTSKPTVEKIVPDKPKRPSKTKAEVGKNEEKFGRYGKIMPKDQTVTEVKKNFKEKESDFIHPRILKEGKVTPVPEGPLPDAHPLLQHSEHRYERQYENQNPLCHIQPTHIPKYLKTDSKAPALPRRQSVEQQPIYVNQDEVRNKDKQEVPESALTHSISISTSYDKDRKGSEVHVSKINIGGETSVNKIHTKIDDNDSGIAMTTLAQQTGNIKRLPITEKKSVFTIAYDDVQTKQLRPDSSSTSY; this is encoded by the exons ATGACGTTCACGTTGTCGCTGGTGCTGGTGCCGCTGTTATTTGCGGCGGTACACAGTGGAGAGCCCGTCTTCGACCCTAGTACGTTGATGCGGCTCGTGCAGGTGCCGGCTGATGCTGCCGTGGGCTCCGTCATCTATCGCGTGCGTGCTTCCGACCCGGACTTTGATTATCCTCTTCACTTTGAGCTCATAG GTCAAATGGGCCGTCTAGACATCGGCATAGAGAGTCTGCCGTGTACACGATACAATTCAGTGTGCCAGGCCAATGTGATTCTTCTAAGACGACTGGAACCAGGTCGCTACGTAGATTTTCGCCTGTCAGCGCGAAACACTAGGGGCAGAAGTGCAAGAATCGCCTGCTCTATTACCGGAACAAATGCGACCACACCAAGGGACACCATTTTTCCTCATCAGCCTAGTATCATTTTAGTACCTGAG GATGCAAAACGCGGCACGGACCTTGAGATAGTGATTGCGAGAAAGAATCCTGTGTCATCGAAGCCTTTGGAACTGGAACTTTGG GGTTCACCATTGTTCGCAATCCGTCAGCGCCGTGTCTCCACAGAGAATACCGAGGGAACGATATTCTTAGTCGGCCCTTTGGATTTTGAGGCCCAGTCAATGTACCATTTGACTCTATTAGCTGTG GACCCGTACGTGGAACTAGGCAAAGACACGCGAAACATAGCGGGCTTAGAAGTGGTGGTCGTAGTTCAAGATGTCCAAGATATGCCGCCAGTGTTCACGTCGGCACCACCGATCACACACCTGCCAAGACAGGTGACGCCTGGCGATGTTGTTGTTAAGGTCCGAGCTGAAGATGGAGACAAGGGAGCGCCACGGCAGATCAGATACGGCCTCGTGTCAGAGGGCAACCCGTTCACGCCGTTCTTCAATATTAATGAGACATCAG GGGAAGTAACTCTCGAGAGACCTATAGAAGAAATAGCAGCCATCTCCCATGCTGGTACTCCAATTCTTTTGACCGTTGTTGCTGAAGAGGTTCGCCTATCCAGAGAGGAGCCCGAAGCAATGTCGTCTACCGTTCAGCTGGCCTTCATCTTACCAGAACGGGACAACTCTCCGCCATATTTTGAGAATGAATC CTACATAACATATTTGGACGAGAACGCTCCACAAGGTACGGCGCTGACATTCAGTGATCCATTTATTCCTCAAGTCAATGACAACGACGCGGGGAAGAATGGAGTGTTCTCTCTATCTCTATTGGGGAACAATGGAACATTCGAGATATCACCAACAGTTGCTGAAAGACACGCTCAGTTCATTATCAAAGTACGAGATAACACTATGCTGGATTTCGAAGCTAGAAAATCAGTTATATTTCAG ATTTTGGCTCAAGAACGTGGTCCAGCAACAAACCTATCAGCAACAGCAAACGTTACTGTCTACCTTAACGATGTCAATGATAATGCACCAGTTTTTCTAGCTTTATCATATGAAGTGGAACTACCAGAGAACATTACTGCCGGTGCTAGAGTGGTCCAAGTACAGGCAGACGACGTTGATACTGGAGACTTCggaaaaatacaatatactgCCATACTAGGATATCAAAACACATCGTTAAATTTAGATCCTATATCTGGCTGGATCACAGTTGCAACCAATAACCACGGTTTTGACCGGGAAGCAATGCCAGACTTGCATTTTTTAGTAGAGGCTAGAGATAATGATGGGGTAGGTTTAAGAGTAACTGTGCCATTAATAATTAAGCTATTAGATGTTAATGATAACCCACCAGAGTTTGAGAGGACGTTATATGAATTTGTATTGTCGCCGAATCTGAGCAACTTCACGTCATCGGCATTCGTGAAGGCAGTTGATAAAGACGCGGAACCACCAAATAATTTAGTTAGATACGAAATTATTGAGGGAAATAGAGATGGAAAATTTGCTATTAATGAAGGAACAG gtgAACTGTACCTTTTAGAGCCATTAACGAGAACAAAGAAAGATAACGCACGAAGACGAAAACGAGATAATGACGAAGACAGTGAGGTGTTTGTTCTAACAATTAGAGCATATGACCTCGGTATTCCAAGATCATCCTCCACAACTACAGTTAAAATTTACCCTCCAGAGAGTAAAACAAGAACCATGTCCTTCATCATTCCCGGATCAAATCCAGATAGGAAGAAATTAGAGGAATTATTAACTACTCTCTCAGGGGGTAAAGtcaatataattgaaataaaaccgtacaagGGCAATGATTACAGTACATCTGATCAAAGCGATCAATCTAGTCAAGAAAA GAGTGAAGTTATTGCCGTAGTGCGATCATCTCAAAATAGTGCTATAAATGTAGCGAAACTACAAGAACAACTTGCGAAAAATAAAACGGTCTATACAACTGGAGTGGTTCCAAATGATCAAACTTCATCAAATAAGGATGAGTCT agCTTATACAGAGCAGAGAACAGATTGTTGTTCTGGTTGTTAATTTTACTAGCAGTTTTAGTGGCGCTGGTGCTACTGCTTTTAATATGCTGTTGTATATGTGAAGGATGCCCTCTTTACATGCCTCCCAG GAAAAGAGTGATACGTGTCAACTCCACAGAAGACGACGTGCATTTAGTGGTACGGGACAAGAGACTTGGGAGGGAAAACAAGTCGACgcaaaaaatagaaaatagatCAATAAGGTCAAGCGAGTGGAGGAGACGGGAAGCTTGGAGCGCAGAACAAACTGATTTGAGAACAAAACCGACACAGTGgaagtttaataaaagaaatcaaAAGTCCAAAGAGATGACGAAACCTTCATCGACACCTGGCGACATACAGCATGAGTTTGTCCATGCCGCCGAAGACAAcgattataaatatgatgatACTAGACATTCTTTAAGGAATAG GGATGGacctaaaataatttacaccAAGGAAATGCAGCTTCAACAAGCTTTCGCCAACAAACATAAAGAATACATTGAAGATCTTGAAAATGGGTACGACCGGATCGCAACACTCCATCATAGAAAAGAACAAGATAATGATTCAATACGCAGACATGAAATAGACCGAGGGTCTGATATTGGTATCGCCGTCAAGTCTGAAGGTATCAAAAATAACGATGATAAAGATGAAAATAGAACCAAAATGGAATATCATGACAAAGTAAATGCTCCAACTTCTCTTGCAAGAGACCAATATTTTATACGAGATGGTAATACAGAAATATTAAGATTAGTTACACGGGGGCACAATGAAGAAGAACGTTACGTTAATCTTCCTGTACATCAACAACGTCCTGTGACTTTAATACCACAAACGCAATATGTTGTTGTAGACAATGGTAAAGAGTTATTAATGGAAAGATTTATCCGAGAACAAGGAGAAGAAGCTAAACATATAAGAGAACGTATGAACTCCAAACTAGTGACAGACTTAGACGATATATCTATTGGGAAAGCTGGTCAAGGTAATTCACAAAATCAATACGATGGTAGTAAATTACATGACTACAACAACTTACAACCAGAGGTTCCGGGTATAGTACCATTAAAAGCTGAGTATTTACAGTCAGCCTTATTGGATATCCAAAATAAATCTACAATTAATCAAGAGTTATTAGAGACATCGTTGCGAAAGCAAAATGAACTCTTGCACCAAATACTTGTCGAACGCGAAAAAATGCTTCAAAATCAAGAGACTGCTTCTCAAGTAGAAAGTAAATTAGAAACACAAAGCTTGCCTGGTCATTCTGTAATGGCTACTCAAACGGAATGCCATATTGGAACCCAAACTGAGCCACAATCATTTAAtgacattaaaagaaaatcaagAAGTGACAATGATTCATATAGTGAAGATGAATCTCAAATCTCTACAAAGGATGACAATAGAAAACCGACATGGTTGAAGAGAAagaaatcaaagaaaaaaattaaatataaagatcCACGAAGAAGTATGCGGACATACGacgttaaaagaaaaataaaaactccaATTTTAGAAGAAAGCGAAGCATCACCGTCATTGGACAGTGAAAAACATGTTAAGAtaagtaaaacaaatgaaaggGAAGAGCACACAAGGCACTTTGGAGATGTAACTAAAAGCACAGttatcacttcaaaaaatgaaacaatgtGTTCCACAAAGATAAAATTAGGCGATcttgataaaaaagaaaaattaagaaaGGAAATTCTGCTGGAAATCTCAGATTCTCTGGATGAAAAATTGAATGTGCGTCAGAAAAACAAGTTCAGGGAAAGAGATATATCTCCGATCAATAAAACCTCTGGATCTTTAGCTCTGGATCCCGGAAGCAGTAGAGGAAGTCAGAGTGTAAGTGGCAGCACTGGCAAAAGTCTTAAAAATCCATTGAAAACAGATTCTTCTACAGAAACTCGTGACGACAACAATTATGGAAAATTAACAAAGGACTTTGAAATAAAAGATGAATCTTCTAGTTCAAAAAAAGACGAAAccaaaagttataaaagtgAAGAATCAAAACAAGGAACTGATGCAAAAGCACCATTAAAGAGTTTGCCAAGATATATGCAATGGTACAGCAAAAAACCAGCAGCAACAACCTCTAAGCCCACAGTAGAAAAAATTGTTCCGGATAAACCTAAACGGCCGTCGAAAACTAAAGCTGAGGTGGGgaaaaatgaagaaaaattCGGGCGTTACGGTAAAATAATGCCAAAAGATCAAACGGTAACtgaggtaaaaaaaaacttcaagGAAAAGGAAAGTGACTTTATTCATCCCCGCATTTTAAAAGAAGGAAAGGTAACACCTGTTCCTGAGGGACCCTTACCTGATGCTCATCCGTTACTTCAACACTCGGAGCATAGGTATGAGCGCCAATATGAAAATCAAAATCCACTTTGTCACATACAACCAACACATATTCCAAAGTACTTAAAGACAGATTCAAAAGCTCCAGCTTTACCAAGAAGACAATCAGTCGAGCAGCAACCGATCTATGTGAATCAGGATGAAGTAAGAAACAAGGATAAACAAGAAGTTCCCGAAAGTGCACTAACACATAGCATTTCAATATCTACAAGCTATGATAAAGATCGCAAGGGATCGGAAGTTCAcgtttcaaaaataaatataggtgGCGAAACCtcagtaaataaaattcatacaaaaatagatGACAATGATTCGGGTATTGCTATGACTACACTCGCTCAACAAACCGGTAATATTAAAAGGTTGCCCATAACTGAGAAGAAAAGTGTTTTTACCATCGCCTATGACGATGTACAAACTAAACAATTAAGACCAGATAGTAGTTCAACGtcctattaa